Proteins encoded by one window of Anguilla rostrata isolate EN2019 chromosome 9, ASM1855537v3, whole genome shotgun sequence:
- the abhd11 gene encoding sn-1-specific diacylglycerol lipase ABHD11 isoform X1, whose amino-acid sequence MSLLCRIFHRGLLYGRTQYYSVTGPRGFCCGVPRNDRTWLDSAGSASPVNLTYDVFDGKGTDTPLVFLHGLFGSKSNFHSIAKSLVQRTGRKVLTVDARNHGHSTHSPVLTYEAMTSDLRQLLGQLHIGKCILIGHSMGGKVAMCTALMQPSLVERLVVVDITPAQSTTRTNFHAYIQAMKEVKIAGAIPRSTARRLAEDQLRNLIKERSVRQFLLTNFVEENGHYAWRVNLEAISKHLEDLMSFPNFDATYEGPTLFLGGSNSAYISSEDYPEIQRLFPAADIQYIPDASHWIHADKPLDFISSIISFLQS is encoded by the exons ATGAGTCTCCTGTGTCGAATTTTCCACAGAGGACTGTTGTATGGACGGACACAATATTATTCTGTGACTGGACCTCGGGGTTTCTGCTGTGGCGTTCCTCGAAATGACCGTACATGGCTTGACAGCGCTGGTTCGGCCAG CCCAGTAAATCTGACGTATGATGTGTTTGATGGGAAAGGGACAGACACTCCCCTCGTATTTCTTCACGGTTTGTTCGGCAGTAAATCCAATTTCCACTCGATAGCCAAGTCTCTGGTGCAAAGAACAGGGAGAAAG GTGCTGACTGTAGATGCTCGTAACCATGGACACAGTACGCATAGCCCTGTTTTGACCTATGAAGCGATGACCAGTGATCTTCGGCAGCTCCTTGGCCAGCTGCACATAGGAAAATGTATTCTGATTGGCCATAGTATGGGAGGCAAGGTGGCCATGTGCACAGCTCTGATGCAG CCAAGTCTGGTGGAGCGACTTGTTGTGGTAGACATCACTCCAGCGCAGTCCACGACACGAACCAACTTCCACGCCTACATCCAGGCCATGAAGGAAGTGAAGATAGCCGGTGCCATCCCCCGCTCTACAGCACGCAGGCTGGCCGAAGACCAGCTCCGCAATCTCATCAAG GAACGTTCTGTGAGACAGTTTCTCTTGACCAACTTTGTGGAAGAAAATGGTCACTACGCTTGGAGAGTGAACTTGGAGGCCATTTCTAAGCATCTAGAAGACCTCATGAGTTTCCCCAATTTTGATGCAACATATGAAGGACCAACACTTTTTCTGGGTGGAAGCAACTCCGCTTACATCAG CTCTGAGGATTACCCTGAGATCCAGCGTCTGTTTCCCGCTGCAGACATCCAGTACATCCCCGACGCCAGCCATTGGATCCACGCAGACAAGCCTCTAGACTTCATCAGCTCCATCATTTCCTTCCTGCAGTCCTAG
- the abhd11 gene encoding sn-1-specific diacylglycerol lipase ABHD11 isoform X2 — MSSPVNLTYDVFDGKGTDTPLVFLHGLFGSKSNFHSIAKSLVQRTGRKVLTVDARNHGHSTHSPVLTYEAMTSDLRQLLGQLHIGKCILIGHSMGGKVAMCTALMQPSLVERLVVVDITPAQSTTRTNFHAYIQAMKEVKIAGAIPRSTARRLAEDQLRNLIKERSVRQFLLTNFVEENGHYAWRVNLEAISKHLEDLMSFPNFDATYEGPTLFLGGSNSAYISSEDYPEIQRLFPAADIQYIPDASHWIHADKPLDFISSIISFLQS; from the exons ATGTCAAG CCCAGTAAATCTGACGTATGATGTGTTTGATGGGAAAGGGACAGACACTCCCCTCGTATTTCTTCACGGTTTGTTCGGCAGTAAATCCAATTTCCACTCGATAGCCAAGTCTCTGGTGCAAAGAACAGGGAGAAAG GTGCTGACTGTAGATGCTCGTAACCATGGACACAGTACGCATAGCCCTGTTTTGACCTATGAAGCGATGACCAGTGATCTTCGGCAGCTCCTTGGCCAGCTGCACATAGGAAAATGTATTCTGATTGGCCATAGTATGGGAGGCAAGGTGGCCATGTGCACAGCTCTGATGCAG CCAAGTCTGGTGGAGCGACTTGTTGTGGTAGACATCACTCCAGCGCAGTCCACGACACGAACCAACTTCCACGCCTACATCCAGGCCATGAAGGAAGTGAAGATAGCCGGTGCCATCCCCCGCTCTACAGCACGCAGGCTGGCCGAAGACCAGCTCCGCAATCTCATCAAG GAACGTTCTGTGAGACAGTTTCTCTTGACCAACTTTGTGGAAGAAAATGGTCACTACGCTTGGAGAGTGAACTTGGAGGCCATTTCTAAGCATCTAGAAGACCTCATGAGTTTCCCCAATTTTGATGCAACATATGAAGGACCAACACTTTTTCTGGGTGGAAGCAACTCCGCTTACATCAG CTCTGAGGATTACCCTGAGATCCAGCGTCTGTTTCCCGCTGCAGACATCCAGTACATCCCCGACGCCAGCCATTGGATCCACGCAGACAAGCCTCTAGACTTCATCAGCTCCATCATTTCCTTCCTGCAGTCCTAG